A part of Paraliobacillus zengyii genomic DNA contains:
- a CDS encoding MBL fold metallo-hydrolase: MQQLKRIGSSFWYMTPVSETDRPTLGMVVGTEMSLMIDAGNSDAHARLFLDKLGEHNISKPDFVAITHWHWDHIFGMSALKDSLSISSSETKKEINKLTDYEWTDTDKALDERIKEGIEIEFCATCIKKEYGEERNIQIQLPKLTFDKQLEIDLGDVTCVLKHVGGDHAQDAVVVYIKEEKILFLNDSIYPDIFSSKNNYTSKRTLKLIEELEAFDAETYILSHSENMNRNEFLQEIELLKAVGFYTEKYEGDAEKIKSEYKQTVNRELNEDELETIEYFINGYEMDKEL, translated from the coding sequence ATGCAACAGTTAAAAAGAATAGGAAGTTCATTTTGGTATATGACACCCGTTTCAGAGACAGACAGACCTACGTTAGGAATGGTTGTTGGCACTGAAATGAGCTTGATGATAGATGCAGGTAATTCAGATGCGCATGCACGTTTGTTTTTAGATAAGTTAGGTGAACATAATATTTCGAAGCCAGATTTCGTTGCAATAACCCATTGGCATTGGGACCATATTTTCGGAATGTCGGCACTAAAAGATTCTTTGTCAATTTCATCTTCAGAGACGAAAAAAGAAATTAATAAACTGACTGATTACGAATGGACAGATACAGATAAGGCTTTAGACGAACGGATTAAAGAAGGAATTGAAATTGAATTTTGTGCTACTTGTATAAAAAAGGAATATGGTGAAGAAAGAAATATACAGATTCAATTACCTAAACTAACATTCGATAAGCAGCTTGAAATAGATCTTGGTGATGTGACTTGTGTATTAAAACATGTGGGAGGCGACCATGCACAAGATGCTGTTGTAGTTTATATTAAGGAAGAAAAAATATTATTTCTAAATGATAGTATTTATCCAGATATTTTTTCCTCCAAAAATAACTATACATCGAAGCGTACGTTAAAATTGATAGAAGAATTAGAAGCATTTGATGCAGAAACATATATCCTTTCACATTCAGAAAATATGAATCGAAATGAGTTTTTGCAAGAAATAGAATTGTTAAAAGCAGTTGGGTTCTATACTGAGAAGTATGAAGGTGACGCTGAGAAAATAAAATCAGAGTATAAACAAACGGTAAATAGAGAGTTAAATGAAGACGAATTAGAAACAATAGAATATTTTATTAATGGTTATGAAATGGATAAAGAACTTTAG
- a CDS encoding TetR/AcrR family transcriptional regulator, translating to MPKKIDHAERKNQIVEAMFRIIHHSGFEKATSREIAKEAGLSLGSVQYFFPKQKDIYMVAMDVIYQRFEERMQKVMQKDQDVFENAIRMIKQIVQANTEEERMENDIWMKFSVMATMNPEYHETKDKSREVNLNFAKDVLRMLHTEGYIKKLISIEDSANSLTIFIHGLVFESVIYANLYDDHIIEKEIREYLRRICNYN from the coding sequence ATGCCTAAAAAAATAGATCATGCTGAAAGAAAAAATCAAATTGTAGAAGCAATGTTTCGCATTATTCACCATTCAGGTTTCGAAAAAGCAACTTCACGTGAAATTGCCAAAGAAGCAGGCCTTTCTTTAGGTTCTGTTCAATACTTTTTTCCAAAACAAAAAGACATATATATGGTCGCAATGGATGTTATCTATCAACGATTTGAGGAAAGAATGCAAAAGGTCATGCAGAAGGATCAGGATGTGTTTGAAAATGCAATTCGCATGATAAAACAAATTGTGCAAGCAAATACAGAAGAAGAAAGAATGGAAAATGATATTTGGATGAAATTTTCCGTAATGGCAACAATGAACCCAGAATACCACGAGACGAAGGATAAATCTCGAGAAGTAAACCTTAATTTTGCAAAGGATGTATTAAGGATGCTTCATACAGAAGGGTACATTAAAAAACTTATAAGTATTGAAGACAGCGCAAATTCATTAACGATATTCATCCACGGCTTAGTATTTGAATCTGTTATTTACGCCAACTTATACGACGATCATATTATTGAAAAAGAAATCAGAGAATATTTACGAAGAATTTGTAACTACAATTAA
- a CDS encoding YhgE/Pip domain-containing protein — protein MDIYSTFKDFFKIFQTKLGLVFAIGLPLFFTVIWMTGYDGATERIDQLTVGIVNQEGADSETIAESIETYVPFQTEQYADLTKAQEEMDDGELVMIVSIPENFINDANDGNSELTYYINQANSEIALAIAESSVAQITSSINEGVFTDTDDAIVSTNIVKTNSINNFAVTMLPMILGFVTYIGVMTMNIQFNLSSMFIQKNHTKYQIFWGRQLLLLLVSIFGSLIVTSVAMLFADTVASFWQMWGFHILVYMASISVTQMSFALFGGLGALFNTALVPLQLMTAGNIIPADMLTGFYRHLGNFLPASNAIQGYMRLIYSGASISPFIMNLLLITVVTFGISLLRLYSSELSFKQKIKAKPETT, from the coding sequence ATGGATATTTATTCAACTTTTAAGGACTTTTTTAAAATTTTTCAAACAAAACTGGGATTGGTATTTGCTATTGGTCTTCCATTGTTTTTCACCGTTATTTGGATGACAGGTTATGATGGAGCCACGGAAAGAATTGATCAATTAACAGTTGGGATAGTTAATCAAGAAGGTGCGGATAGTGAGACAATTGCAGAGTCGATTGAGACTTATGTTCCATTTCAAACCGAACAATATGCTGACCTAACTAAAGCACAAGAGGAAATGGATGATGGTGAATTAGTTATGATCGTTTCAATTCCTGAAAACTTTATTAATGACGCCAATGATGGGAATTCGGAATTAACGTATTATATTAATCAAGCAAATTCAGAAATTGCCTTAGCTATTGCTGAATCATCTGTAGCACAAATAACATCAAGTATTAATGAAGGTGTATTTACAGATACAGATGACGCAATCGTAAGTACTAATATTGTAAAGACGAACAGCATAAATAATTTTGCAGTGACAATGCTTCCAATGATATTAGGGTTTGTTACGTATATTGGTGTTATGACGATGAATATACAATTTAACCTCTCATCTATGTTTATCCAAAAGAACCATACAAAATATCAAATATTTTGGGGAAGACAATTATTGCTACTACTTGTATCAATTTTTGGTTCATTAATTGTTACAAGTGTTGCCATGCTGTTCGCAGATACAGTAGCATCTTTTTGGCAGATGTGGGGATTTCATATATTAGTTTATATGGCTAGTATAAGTGTTACACAAATGTCGTTTGCTTTATTTGGTGGTTTGGGCGCATTATTTAATACAGCTTTAGTTCCCCTGCAACTTATGACAGCAGGTAATATCATCCCAGCTGACATGCTAACAGGCTTTTACCGCCATTTAGGCAACTTTTTACCAGCATCTAATGCGATACAAGGTTATATGAGGTTAATTTATAGTGGTGCTTCTATTAGTCCTTTTATTATGAATTTGTTGTTAATCACAGTTGTCACATTTGGCATATCACTTCTTCGTTTATATTCGAGTGAATTATCATTTAAACAGAAAATCAAAGCTAAACCAGAAACTACTTAA
- a CDS encoding GNAT family N-acetyltransferase, producing the protein MKTNNLPIVQLRELTLADAEDRYQWCLDKELTKHLNMPEKYPPFNREETRNWINMCINKTNGYEQKAILSEEGKHIGWVDLKNMDSLNKHAELGIAIGDKSYWGKGFGLAAMKEMLSWGFNELDLNKIWLRVEVDNDKAIKSYKRMGYVEEGILRQDRLRNGEFVDRLRMSMLRKAFFQMINDKNE; encoded by the coding sequence ATGAAAACAAACAACTTACCGATAGTGCAATTAAGGGAATTAACACTTGCAGACGCGGAAGACCGTTATCAATGGTGTTTAGATAAAGAATTGACAAAACATTTGAATATGCCAGAGAAATATCCACCATTTAACAGAGAAGAAACACGAAACTGGATTAACATGTGCATAAACAAGACAAACGGATATGAACAAAAGGCAATCCTATCAGAAGAGGGAAAACACATTGGATGGGTTGATCTAAAGAACATGGATAGTTTAAACAAACATGCTGAATTAGGGATTGCTATTGGTGATAAAAGTTATTGGGGCAAAGGTTTTGGGCTAGCTGCAATGAAAGAGATGCTTTCATGGGGGTTTAATGAACTGGATTTAAATAAGATATGGCTTAGAGTTGAAGTGGATAATGATAAAGCAATTAAATCCTATAAGCGTATGGGTTATGTAGAAGAAGGGATTTTAAGGCAAGACCGATTAAGAAATGGAGAGTTTGTTGATCGCCTTCGAATGAGCATGTTAAGGAAAGCGTTTTTTCAAATGATTAATGATAAAAATGAATAA
- a CDS encoding alpha/beta fold hydrolase translates to MKKWELTKQFDSSHGTVRFEVVGQGPPLVLVHGTPWSSFNWRHIVPALSEWYTVYYYDLLGYGQSEKKEDQNVSLGIQNEILTELLQYWESDSPIIIGHDFGGTTALRTHLLNKVHFKKMILMDPVAVGPWGSSFFSHVNKHEEAFRGVPSFIHKSIVSTYIQGALYSKMSDETKEGITQYWLGEHGQPAFYRQIAQANQTYTDEVENLYNEISIPTLILWGEKDEWVPIEKGYALREKISESKFKSIPDAGHLIQEEAPAIVLGHIIKFLNET, encoded by the coding sequence GTGAAAAAATGGGAATTAACAAAACAGTTTGATTCTTCTCATGGTACGGTTCGTTTTGAAGTGGTTGGGCAAGGTCCTCCATTGGTATTAGTACATGGAACTCCATGGTCATCATTCAACTGGAGACATATTGTTCCGGCATTGAGTGAATGGTACACAGTTTATTATTATGATTTATTAGGATATGGTCAATCCGAAAAAAAAGAGGATCAGAATGTTTCGTTAGGTATTCAAAATGAAATTTTAACAGAACTTCTTCAATATTGGGAGTCAGATTCACCAATTATTATCGGTCATGATTTTGGTGGTACGACCGCTTTGCGAACACATTTATTAAATAAAGTTCATTTCAAAAAAATGATATTAATGGATCCAGTTGCTGTTGGACCATGGGGTTCTTCCTTCTTTTCACATGTTAATAAACATGAAGAGGCATTTAGAGGAGTTCCTTCATTTATACATAAATCGATAGTATCAACTTATATTCAAGGAGCACTTTACAGTAAAATGAGTGACGAGACAAAAGAGGGGATTACACAATATTGGTTAGGAGAACATGGTCAGCCTGCATTTTACAGACAGATTGCCCAAGCAAACCAAACTTACACAGATGAAGTGGAAAATCTTTATAATGAAATTAGTATTCCAACTTTGATATTGTGGGGAGAGAAAGATGAGTGGGTACCCATTGAAAAGGGATATGCTCTACGTGAAAAAATTAGTGAATCCAAATTCAAATCTATTCCAGATGCAGGTCACTTGATACAAGAGGAAGCTCCCGCTATCGTATTAGGGCATATCATTAAATTTTTAAATGAAACTTGA
- a CDS encoding helix-turn-helix transcriptional regulator gives MKNNIKQLRKSAKLSQEELAKHCKVSRQTINAIENDKYDPTLQLAFELASVLDTSVDQLFISNSIRK, from the coding sequence ATGAAAAATAACATTAAGCAATTAAGAAAATCAGCTAAATTATCACAGGAAGAACTGGCTAAACATTGTAAAGTATCCAGACAAACAATAAATGCAATTGAGAATGATAAATATGACCCTACGTTACAATTAGCGTTTGAATTAGCCTCTGTATTGGACACCTCAGTAGATCAACTTTTCATAAGTAATTCTATTAGAAAGTGA
- a CDS encoding small multi-drug export protein produces MENLYLQFLFVFFVSMVPFLEVFLTVPTAIIVFNFPPFVALIVAILGNAFSVFLFMFFGTEINKLFNKIYNKFRKSESTPKKINPRIKSTFDRFGAIGVCFLSSILFSSQLGAGAITTLGASRSQVFIWTNVGASAVAVVMAILSVVAEKLVSSLVNL; encoded by the coding sequence ATGGAAAACCTTTATCTTCAGTTTCTTTTTGTGTTTTTTGTAAGTATGGTTCCTTTTCTTGAAGTATTTCTAACTGTTCCAACGGCAATCATTGTTTTTAACTTTCCGCCTTTTGTAGCATTAATAGTAGCTATTCTCGGAAATGCGTTTAGTGTCTTTCTATTTATGTTTTTTGGAACTGAAATTAACAAATTATTTAATAAGATATATAATAAATTTCGAAAGAGCGAAAGTACGCCTAAGAAAATTAACCCTCGAATAAAAAGTACCTTCGATCGATTTGGTGCAATCGGAGTATGTTTTTTATCTTCTATTTTGTTTAGTAGCCAGTTAGGTGCTGGTGCAATAACAACTCTTGGGGCATCAAGAAGTCAAGTGTTTATTTGGACAAACGTAGGAGCTAGTGCAGTAGCGGTAGTGATGGCAATATTATCTGTAGTGGCAGAAAAATTAGTTTCATCACTAGTGAATCTATAG
- a CDS encoding MarR family winged helix-turn-helix transcriptional regulator, giving the protein MPFDIEQNSIGFLLSRTFYTYQKYLTNLLRDYSITPEQFGVIHQLRKHPGISQKELAALHGKDQTSIGKTLDRLEKKELIIRSKDPSDRRAIKLFISPNGEEIYNTVSPMVQDLNNQLNQLLTDNKSEQLIESLNEIFNNLSSSK; this is encoded by the coding sequence ATGCCTTTTGATATAGAGCAAAACTCAATCGGCTTCTTATTATCAAGAACTTTTTATACATATCAGAAATATCTAACTAATTTACTTCGAGATTATTCTATAACTCCAGAACAATTTGGCGTAATTCATCAATTAAGGAAACATCCAGGGATATCTCAAAAAGAATTGGCAGCTTTGCATGGAAAAGATCAAACAAGTATAGGTAAAACGTTAGATCGTTTAGAAAAAAAGGAATTGATAATACGTTCTAAAGATCCATCAGATAGAAGAGCTATTAAATTATTTATATCACCAAATGGAGAAGAGATTTATAATACTGTTTCTCCAATGGTACAAGATTTAAATAATCAACTCAATCAACTTCTAACTGACAACAAGTCAGAACAATTAATAGAATCTCTTAATGAGATATTCAACAATTTATCCAGTTCAAAATGA